A single genomic interval of Cucumis sativus cultivar 9930 chromosome 5, Cucumber_9930_V3, whole genome shotgun sequence harbors:
- the LOC101205585 gene encoding uncharacterized protein LOC101205585 isoform X1, which yields MDDTSTRIKFIPDHFQVSPSNSDCSENSTPSSSTEHPRVNDSSRSHDHSWTRRKLRSAAFMLNLLSLRRLSWGSGSDGQEKVVLSAVELATLRSEIADLEEREAHLKAQLEHIDELLRSARLSGYLYIRTRWEALPGEPPPIDDTDVDDWLPRFVVLHGKCIYFYLSSTDISPQDSTLLSDIVEVGSLPSITREDEDVSYAFYISTRQGLRYECSSISKIQVDSWLLALQDDCKIGCGNETSSSNNGSINLK from the exons ATGGATGATACCTCCACAAGGATAAAGTTCATTCCAGATCACTTTCAAGTTTCACCTTCCAATTCAGACTGTTCTGAAAATAGTACCCCATCCTCATCCACAGAACACCCAAGAGTAAACGATTCATCGAG GTCACATGACCATTCTTGGACTCGACGAAAACTAAGAAGTGCTGCATTCATGTTGAACTTGCTTAGTCTCCGGCGACTGTCGTGGGGTTCGGGGAGTGATGGTCAAGAAAAG GTTGTGCTGAGTGCTGTGGAATTAGCGACATTGCGGTCCGAGATTGCTGATCTTGAAGAGCGGGAAGCTCACCTAAAAGCTCA GTTGGAACACATTGATGAACTTTTGCGATCTGCTCGTCTTTCGGGCTATTTGTACATTCGAACT AGGTGGGAAGCCCTACCAGGAGAACCTCCACCTATCGATGATACCGATGTTGACGATTGGCTACCCCGCTTTGTTGTGTTACATGGAAAGTGTATATATTTCTACTTATCATCTACAG ATATTAGCCCTCAGGATTCCACCCTTCTATCTGACATCGTTGAAGTGGGTTCTCTGCCGAGCATTACACGCGAAGATGAAGATGTGAGTTATGCATTCTACATTTCAACTCGTCAAGGGCTGCGTTACGAATGCTCGAGTATTTCCAAGATTCAG GTGGACTCTTGGTTATTGGCTTTGCAGGATGATTGCAAGATAGGATGTGGAAATGAAACTTCTAGTTCAAATAATGGAAGTATTAATTTGAAGTAA
- the LOC101205585 gene encoding uncharacterized protein LOC101205585 isoform X2 has product MLNLLSLRRLSWGSGSDGQEKVVLSAVELATLRSEIADLEEREAHLKAQLEHIDELLRSARLSGYLYIRTRWEALPGEPPPIDDTDVDDWLPRFVVLHGKCIYFYLSSTDISPQDSTLLSDIVEVGSLPSITREDEDVSYAFYISTRQGLRYECSSISKIQVDSWLLALQDDCKIGCGNETSSSNNGSINLK; this is encoded by the exons ATGTTGAACTTGCTTAGTCTCCGGCGACTGTCGTGGGGTTCGGGGAGTGATGGTCAAGAAAAG GTTGTGCTGAGTGCTGTGGAATTAGCGACATTGCGGTCCGAGATTGCTGATCTTGAAGAGCGGGAAGCTCACCTAAAAGCTCA GTTGGAACACATTGATGAACTTTTGCGATCTGCTCGTCTTTCGGGCTATTTGTACATTCGAACT AGGTGGGAAGCCCTACCAGGAGAACCTCCACCTATCGATGATACCGATGTTGACGATTGGCTACCCCGCTTTGTTGTGTTACATGGAAAGTGTATATATTTCTACTTATCATCTACAG ATATTAGCCCTCAGGATTCCACCCTTCTATCTGACATCGTTGAAGTGGGTTCTCTGCCGAGCATTACACGCGAAGATGAAGATGTGAGTTATGCATTCTACATTTCAACTCGTCAAGGGCTGCGTTACGAATGCTCGAGTATTTCCAAGATTCAG GTGGACTCTTGGTTATTGGCTTTGCAGGATGATTGCAAGATAGGATGTGGAAATGAAACTTCTAGTTCAAATAATGGAAGTATTAATTTGAAGTAA
- the LOC101205820 gene encoding UDP-glucose 4-epimerase GEPI48 yields the protein MAKSILVTGGAGYIGSHTVLQLLLGGYNAVIVDNLDNSSEIAIRRVRDLAGDLGKNLTFHKLDLRDKPALEKVFASTKFDAVIHFAGLKAVGESVQKPLLYYDNNLIGTIVLFEVMASHGCKKLVFSSSATVYGWPKTVPCTEEFPLSATNPYGRTKLFIEEICRDIYRSDSDWKIILLRYFNPVGAHPSGDIGEDPRGIPNNLMPFVQQVAVGRRPALTVFGSDYSTKDGTGVRDYIHVVDLADGHIAALRKVDDPSIGCEVYNLGTGKGTSVLEMVSAFEKASGKKIPLVMADRRPGDAEVVYAETDKAEKELKWKAKYGIEEMCRDQWNWASKNPYGYEASASKN from the exons ATGGCAAAGAGCATTCTGGTCACTGGTGGAGCTGGATACATCGGCAGCCACACcgttcttcaacttcttctcGGTGGTTACAACGCCGTTATCGTCGATAACTTGGATAACTCCTCTGAGATCGCTATTCGCAGAGTCAGAGATCTCGCTGGAGATTTAGGGAAGAATCTCACATTTCACAAG CTTGATTTGAGGGATAAACCGGCTCTTGAGAAGGTTTTTGCTTCGACGAA ATTCGATGCTGTCATCCACTTTGCTGGACTTAAAGCAGTTGGCGAGAGTGTCCAAAAGCCACTGCTCTACTACGACAACAACTTAATTGGGACAATTGTTCTGTTTGAAGTCATGGCTTCCCATGGATGCAAAAAG CTTGTGTTTTCATCATCGGCCACCGTTTATGGTTGGCCAAAGACAGTCCCTTGCACTGAAGAGTTCCCTCTGTCTGCAACAAACCCTTATGGACGAACCAAG CTTTTCATCGAAGAAATTTGCCGCGATATTTACCGATCAGATTCGGATTGGAAAATCATACTGCTTAGATACTTCAATCCAGTTGGTGCTCATCCCAGTGGAGACATTGGTGAAGACCCCCGTGGAATTCCCAACAACTTGATGCCCTTTGTGCAACAAGTTGCTGTTGGCAGACGGCCAGCCTTGACAGTTTTTGGATCCGACTACTCTACCAAGGATGGAACAGGG GTTCGTGACTACATTCATGTTGTTGATTTAGCTGATGGACATATTGCTGCATTGCGCAAAGTGGATGATCCCAGCATag GCTGCGAGGTTTATAATTTGGGAACTGGAAAGGGTACTTCAGTTTTGGAGATGGTTTCAGCATTTGAAAAAGCATCTGGAAAG AAAATTCCTCTTGTGATGGCGGATAGGCGACCGGGAGACGCCGAAGTCGTATATGCCGAAACAGATAAAGCAGAGAAGGAGCTGAAATGGAA GGCAAAGTATGGAATTGAAGAAATGTGCAGAGATCAGTGGAACTGGGCAAGCAAAAATCCTTATGGTTATGAAGCTTCAGCCTCTAAAAACTGA
- the LOC101206053 gene encoding cytochrome b561 and DOMON domain-containing protein At3g61750, with the protein MALSYSSNKLLLSLFCFISTVGFNLKAVIANSNTANPSATCNSKRRAILPPPYSDLSSLSCSLIWNQKFSFSFYQDGQNVTTIVLSGKHNHRWIGVGFSRNGSMVGSSAVVAWVEPNGVSGIRQYYLEDKIMSKVIPNKGNLKFTTARPVVVVHGDLLYMAFQLQFTASLAFQPILLATGSGNPYQNGSLPKHTNSTTTFIEFSTAHHLTAQPMSPDDLRKYHGVTAIIGWGVVTPAGLLVARYFRHLEPSWYYIHSSVQFVGFFVGIISISLGRNLYQKVGAIFIAHKFLGYTVFFLAGLEVCQFVGRPSSDSKRRQYWNFAHYWVGRIAMVLGVLNIFFGFYGVVAHDRAMRIGFGISFVTLLTATILLEARRRREDSIPEAMIDQPPVFQVIDKTSTTGHR; encoded by the exons ATGGCACTTTCGTATTCTTCAAACAAACTTCTCCTTTCACTCTTCTGCTTCATATCCACGGTCGGATTCAATCTCAAAGCTGTCATCGCCAATTCGAACACGGCCAATCCTTCCGCAACCTGCAATTCGAAACGCAGAGCCATTCTTCCTCCACCATATTCTGATCTCTCCAGCCTCTCTTGCTCCCTCATTTGGAATCAGAAATTTTCCTTCAGT TTTTACCAGGACGGTCAGAACGTGACGACGATCGTTTTATCAGGGAAGCATAATCACAGATGGATTGGAGTTGGATTCTCCCGAAATGGGAGTATGGTGGGATCGAGCGCTGTGGTGGCGTGGGTGGAACCAAATGGCGTCTCTGGAATAAGGCAATACTATTTAGAAGACAAAATCATGTCTAAAGTCATACCTAACAAAGGCAATTTGAAATTCACCACTGCAAGACCTGTAGTCGTTGTTCATGGAGATCTTCTCTACATGGCTTTCCAGCTCCAATTCACCGCTTCCCTGGCTTTCCAACCCATTTTATTGGCAACCGGCTCTGGAAATCCCTACCAAAATGGCTCCCTCCCGAAACATACCAACAGCACTACCACCTTCATCGAGTTCTCCAcag CTCATCATCTAACAGCCCAACCAATGAGCCCGGACGATCTAAGAAAATACCATGGAGTGACGGCGATAATCGGATGGGGCGTTGTGACGCCGGCCGGATTGTTAGTCGCTAGATACTTTCGACACTTGGAACCGTCGTGGTATTACATTCATTCTTCGGTACAGTTCGTCGGATTCTTCGTCGGAATCATCTCTATCTCTTTGGGACGCAATTTGTACCAGAAAGTCGGCGCCATCTTCATAGCACACAAGTTCTTGGGATACACTGTGTTTTTCCTTGCAGGTCTCGAG GTATGTCAGTTCGTTGGAAGGCCATCAAGTGACTCTAAACGCCGGCAGTATTGGAACTTTGCTCACTACTGGGTGGGGAGAATTGCAATGGTATTGGGAGTCTTGAACATTTTCTTCGGATTCTATGGAGTCGTCGCCCATGATCGGGCCATGAGGATAGGATTTGGAATATCGTTTGTAACTCTGTTGACGGCAACGATCTTGCTCGAAGCTCGAAGGCGGAGAGAAGACTCGATACCAGAAGCCATGATTGATCAACCGCCGGTGTTTCAAGTGATCGATAAAACGTCGACGACTGGACATAGATAG
- the LOC101206295 gene encoding GDSL esterase/lipase At4g10955 produces MASEREVFELSGPLHLASVDWENANDRRSVAACLVQGVYISERDRQEKRQGSKAFAPRWWEFCHFQLLRQLVDDVDSSIFGAVYEFKPLLLQGHHKVDGSPRFVIAFRGTLTKPDSVSRDIELDLHLIQNGLHRTSRFEIAMQVVRNMVATVGDSNVWLAGHSLGSAMAMLAGRTMARTGIFLKSYLFNPPFLAAPIERIKDKKLKRGLRIAGSVITAGLALALKARSNSNQINGTEDPFFAIAAWVPSLFVNPSDHVGSEYIGYFEHRKNMEDIGAGSIERLATQNSIGGLLLNALGRESEPVHLIPSAELVINLSPAQYFKQAHGIHQWWQPHLQVRSKIYEYS; encoded by the exons ATGGCCTCTGAAAGGGAAGTTTTTGAACTTTCAGGGCCATTACACTTGGCTTCTGTTGATTG GGAGAATGCCAATGACAGAAGGTCAGTTGCCGCTTGTTTGGTTCAAGGCGTTTACATTTCAGAACGAGACCGTCAGGAGAAGCGTCAAGGCTCCAAGGCCTTTGCTCCACGCTGGTGGGAATTCTGTCACTTTCAGTTGCTTCGTCAGCTCGTGGATGATGTTGACTCTTCCATTTTTGGTGCTGTTTATGAATTCAAACCTTTGCTGCTCCAAGGTCACCACAAGGTTGATGGGAGTCCACGTTTTGTGATTGCTTTCCGAGGCACCTTAACCAAACCAGATTCTGTCTCTCGTGACATAGAATTAGATCTTCACCTCATTCAAAATGGTCTGCATCGGACATCACGTTTCGAGATTGCAATGCAAGTGGTTCGGAACATGGTTGCTACTGTTGGTGACTCGAATGTCTGGTTAGCTGGCCATTCCCTTGGATCCGCCATGGCAATGCTTGCTGGAAGAACCATGGCAAGAACAGGCATTTTCCTCAAATCATACCTCTTCAATCCTCCATTCTTGGCCGCACCAATAGAGAGAATCAAGGACAAGAAACTAAAACGTGGATTACGGATTGCTGGGAGTGTTATCACTGCAGGACTCGCTCTTGCTTTGAAGGCTAGAAGTAACAGTAACCAAATCAATGGAACTGAGGACCCGTTTTTTGCTATAGCAGCATGGGTTCCTTCTTTGTTTGTTAATCCATCAGACCACGTAGGATCAGAATACATTGGATATTTTGAACACAGGAAGAACATGGAAGATATCGGTGCGGGAAGTATCGAGAGATTAGCAACACAAAATTCGATTGGAGGTCTTTTGTTGAATGCACTTGGGAGGGAATCTGAGCCAGTTCATCTCATTCCATCAGCAGAGTTGGTTATAAATTTATCACCTGcacaatattttaaacaagCTCATGGCATTCACCAATGGTGGCAACCACATTTACAAGTTCGTTCAAAGATTTACGAGTACTCttga